In Rutidosis leptorrhynchoides isolate AG116_Rl617_1_P2 chromosome 2, CSIRO_AGI_Rlap_v1, whole genome shotgun sequence, one genomic interval encodes:
- the LOC139887673 gene encoding uncharacterized protein — translation MIPTIVTQTVNAIREQPTPVNAIATTLETPPNTSEGSGGTTIQLGDLHVWLDRFQKQKPQTFSSAPTPIDAENWIAHMEKIFEVLGCVDNHKVKLATYKLEGDAGRWWKAIKHAKGGDAFVNALSWNEFRQEFYQQYFSRADREAYVREYDNIRQLEDESTTDFMARFVRLASFLGTAARTPAEQAEKFKWAVKYQAANAAKNIEMEELDYKASKAASYRKRNENDQYRDEKKSQEGNLHNHYTKRNKHGDPEITLCKTCGKRHPSNTCYKETEACYNCGKTGHVARDCKSQRDNTGGVTTNGRVFALRTDGSC, via the exons ATGATACCTACTATAGTCACTCAAACTGTAAATGCCATTCGCGAACAACCCACTCCAGTAAATGCCATTGCGACCACACTCGAAACCCCACCAAACACATCTGAAGGTTCTGGTGGAACAACAATACAACTTGGCGATCTTCATGTATGGTTAGATAGATTTCAGAAGCAGAAACCACAAACCTTTAGCTCAGCACCGACTCCGATTGATGCTGAGAATTGGATTGCTCACATGGAGAAAATTTTTGAGGTTTTGGGATGTGTTGACAACCACAAGGTGAAATTAGCTACTTATAAGTTAGAGGGTGATGCGGGAAGATGGTGGAAAGCAATCAAGCATGCCAAGGGAGGTGATGCATTTGTTAATGCACTTTCATGGAACGAGTTTCGTCAAGAATTCTATCAACAATACTTTTCTAGAGCTGATCGAGAGGCGTACGTTCGAGAGTATGATAACATTCGTCAACTTGAGGACGAATCTACTACTGACTTTATGGCCAGATTTGTTAGACTTGCAAGTTTTCTAGGCACTGCAGCCAGAACACCAGCTGAGCAAGCTGAAAAGTTTAAGTGGGCGGTGAAGTATC AGGCTGCAAATGCTGCTAAGAACATCGAAATGGAAGAATTAGACTACAAAGCATCAAAGGCGGCTAGCTACAGGAAGAGAAACGAAAATGACCAATATAGAGATGAAAAGAAAAGTCAAGAAGGAAATTTGCATAATCATTACACAAAACGTAATAAACACGGGGATCCTGAGATCACCCTATGCAAAACTTGTGGTAAACGTCATCCTTCAAACACGTGTTACAAAGAAACTGaagcttgttataattgtggtaaaacgGGACATGTCGCTAGAGATTGCAAGAGCCAACGTGATAATACCGGAGGAGTGACTACCAACGGCAGGGTGTTCGCATTGAGGACTGATGGATCGTGTTAA